Sequence from the Pseudomonas sp. 7SR1 genome:
TAATCGATGTCCACCGGATGTCCATTGCGGAACACTGTGCCCCGGTCAAACGGATTGGAATATTCGTTGTACTCATAACTCAAATTCAACGAAGCCCGCTCACCCGTCCAGGCCAGCGAAGGCGCGACCAGAGTGCTCTCGTTGACCCCGTAGTTGCGCCAGTAATCTTCATGTTTGCGCTCGGCAATCAAGCGATACGCCAACCCTGTGTCTCCCAACGGCCCGGTGGTATCCAGGGCCATTGTGCCGCCGCCTTCGCTGTAGCCCGAGCCGCTCAATGTGGTGCTCCGGGTGTACTCGGGCTGCTTGCTGATGACGTTGATCAGGCCGCCCGGCTCCAGCGCGCCATACAGCAACGAGGCCGGCCCCTTGAGCACCTCGACCCGCTCGGTGGTGGCGCTGAAATTGTGCCCCAGGTTCGAGCGCACGCCATCGCGCAGGATCGAGCCATCGTCGTTGGTACCAAAGCCGCGCTTGACCAGTGAGTCCCGCGAGCCGCCCAGGGTGTTGCCCTGGCTGACACCGCTGACGAATTTCATCGCATCGTTCAGCGAGCGCACCTGATAGTCATCCAGGGTCTGCTGGGTGACGACATTGATGGACTGCGCCTCTTCCTTGATCGGTACATCGCTCTTGCTCGCCGTGCTGGCTTGCGATGCCGTGTAACCCTCCTCCTGAGTGATGCGGGTGCCCTGGATATCCGTGGTGGGCAGCTCAAGGGAATCCTGCGCCCACAAGGGGCTGGCGATGAGGCAGCAGGACAGCGTGGGCAGCACACGCTTGAAGAATGCGCTGCGGTTGGCGAAAGGGATGGAACGCTTCAAGAAAGGGCACTCATGGGAGGGGACGTTAATGAGAGCGAATATACTTTGAGAATAATTCCCAGTAAATCTTTTCCATCAAGCCCATCGCCTTCCAACCCTATGAATCGGGCCGACTTTTGCAGAGTGATATCAAATAGCCCTTCCCCGCCTAAAGCTTTTGCGCTTTCGGTCGAATGTATTCCATTAAAAGATTTTTCCGCCCAGGAGCGACGGTATGCAGACGTTAAAGGACTTGTACGAGTCTATCGAAATGCGTTTTTTCGATACCCTCACTAAAAAGCTGTCGAGCCTTTTTCTACTGGTCGTGGTCAGCGGGTTGCTGTACTGGGTCGCCCTCAGCGCCCGTGCGGACATCGTGCTGCAGTTGCGCAATGCCCAATTGGACGCCGCCTTGCTGGGGCAGATCGAGGGGCGACTCGACAGCCTGACCCACGCGCTGCTGTTCGGTACGTTACTGACGGCGGGCATGATCAGCTTCATGGTCTGGTACTTCCGCCATCTCATCGTGCGCCCGGTCACAGCCATGACCAAGGCCCTGGAGGAAATCGCCAACGGCGAAGGCGACCTGTCCAAGGACTTGCCCCTGGTGACCCACGACGAAATCCGCGTACTGGCGGGCACGTGCAACCGTTTCCTGGCCAAGCAGCGGGAAATCATCAGCAACGTCCAGGCCCTGACCGTACACATCGCCGTGGAATCGGCGCGTTCGCTCAAGAACATCAGCGATTCCAGTGACAGCGCTACCCACCAGGCACGCTTCGCCAAGGAAGTGATGGACCAGAGCAACAGCGCCGTTGGCCGCATCGAGGAAGTCTCGCGCCAGACCCAGGGCATCTCCAGCACCACCGCCCAGAACCTGAGCATGGCCCGCGACTCCTACGCCGAGTTGCTCGAAGTGACCGGCAACATCAGCGAAATCTCCAGCAGCCTCAACGAGTTCGCCACGCTGGTGAACGCCTTGAACCAGCGCTCCTCGAGCATCAAGTCCATCGTCGGGTTGATCCAGCAGATCTCCGCCCAGACCAACCTGCTGGCGCTCAACGCCGCCATCGAAGCCGCCCGGGCCGGCGAAAGCGGCCGAGGCTTCGCCGTGGTGGCCGATGAGGTGCGGACCCTGGCGCAGAACGTCAGCCGGGCCACCGACGATATCTCCCGCAACATCGACGCCATGCTGGAAGAAGTCAGCTCCACCCATCAACAGACCACCCAGATCAGCCACAGCGCCCGGGAAACCCAGAAAGTCGTGGAGCGCGCCTCCGGCCATTTCGAAAGCATGATCGGCGACTTCGAGTCCACCAATGGCAAGCTGGCGGACATCGCCGAGCATATCCAGCAGTTCGCCGATGCCAACACCGGCATCAACGAGCGAGTCACCCAGATCCACGCCGACAGCCAGTCCATCGATCAGCGCATGCAGCATTCGGCGACCGCCACCCGCGACCTGTCCGGCGTGGCCGAGCGGGTGCAGGCGTTGCTGGGCCGCTTCGTGCTCGGCCATGGCAAGCTGGACGCCGCCATCACCCGGGCCAGCGAATGCCGGGACACCCTTCAGGTCCGCCTGCAGGCACTGCTGGACGAGGGGCTCGATCTGTTCGACCAGAGTTATCAGCTGATCCCGGGCACCGATCCCAAGCAGTACATGACCCGCTACACCGAACGCTTCGCCCAGGTCTGCCAGGAAGCCTGCGACACCCTCACCCGCAGCACGCCGGGGGGCAAGGTTTCGTTCATTGTCGACAGCAAGGGGTATTGCCCGGTGAACAACAGCTGGGTTTCGAAGCCACCGACCGGTGACCGGGCGGTGGATCTGCCGGTGTGCCGCAACAAGCGAATCTTCAACGACCCCATTGGCCTACGTGCGGCAGGCAACGTCCAGCGCTTCCTGCTGCAGACCTACCTGCGCGATACCGGGGAAATCATGACCGAGATCGACGTCCCGTTCTTCTTTGGCGGTCGTCACTGGGGCAACTTGCGCGTGGGCTTCGATGCGGCGGTGTTGCTGGCGGAGTGAGGGTGCGCTTACACGCCCCCCTTCCCCGGAAACGACTGATGTTGGGGGGAAGTCTGCTCACAAGCGGTGGATCAGCGACATCATCGTCAACTGACCCACTGCCATCGCGAGCAGGCGCGCTCCCACAAGGGATCCGTGGCGTAAGCAAATCCTGAGGTCATCCTACAAAGGGGTCTGAGGTGTATGCACCTCTTGAGCCCCCAGAAACAACTGTGGGAGCGAGCAAGCTCGCTCCCACAAGGGTTGCATCATCCGCCGGCAATCAGCGGTTCAACAGCACTTGGGCCCGGCCTTGCCGCCGTAGCGGGCTTCCTGGCGTTCGCGGAAGAACGCCTCGTAGTCCATCAGCGGCTTGTCCGGGTGCTTGGTTTGCATGTGCTCGACGTAGTTGTCGTAGTCGGGCATGCCGACCATCAGGCGGGCGGCCTGACCGAGGTATTTACCGAGGCGACTCAAGTCATTGAACATCGTTGCAATCCTCTGGTTACGCGTCCGGCAGGGCCTGGAATGGCGCTTCTTTGTCCGTGCGCTCTTTCGTGCCCCAGGCGGCGATGCCGACCTTGAGCGCGTAGAACAGGATGCTGAAGACCACGAACAGGAACAGCACCGTCAGCGTGGCGTTGGTGTAGGCGTTGAACACCACGTGCTGCATCTGCTCCACGCTCTTGGCCGGGGCCAGGACCTGGCCGGCGGCCAGGGCATCGTTGTACTTGCGCGCCAGGGCCAGGAAGCCGATCGCCGGGTTGGCGTCGAACAGCTTGATCAGGCCCGCGGTGGTGGTGCAGATCAGCAGCCACGTCGCCGGCAGCAGCGTGACCCAGACGTAGCGCTGGCGCTTCATCTTGATCAGCACCACGGTACCGAGCATCAGGGCGATCCCCGCCAGCATCTGGTTGGAGATGCCGAACAGCGGCCACAGGGTGTTGATGCCACCCAGCGGGTCGATCACGCCCTGGTACAGCAGGTAGCCCCACAGTGCCACGCAACCGGCGGTGGCGATCAGGTTGGCGGGCCAGGATTCGGTGCGCTTGAGGGCCGGCACGAACGAGCCCAGCAGGTCCTGCAGCATGAACCGCCCGGCACGGGTGCCGGCGTCCACCGCGGTGAGGATGAACAGCGCTTCGAACAGGATCGCGAAGTGGTACCAGAACGCCATGGTGTTCTCACCCGGCAGCACCGAGTGCAGGATCTGCGCGATACCCACCGCCAGGGTCGGCGCACCACCGGCGCGGGCCAGGATGGTGGTTTCGCCGATGTCCTTGGCCACCGCCTGCAACGCGTCCGGCGTGATGGCAAAGCCCCAGTTGCTGACGGTCTGCGCCACGGCCACCACGTCGGTGCCGACGATGGCCGCCGGGCTGTTCATGGCAAAGTACACGCCCGGCTCGATCACCGAAGCGGCGACCATGGCCATGATCGCCACGAAGGACTCCATGAGCATGCCGCCGTAGCCGATGTAACGGGCATTGACTTCGTTATCCAGCAGCTTGGGCGTGGTGCCCGATGAAATCAGCGCATGGAAGCCCGACACCGCGCCACAGGCGATGGTGATGAACAGGAACGGGAACAGCCCGCCCTTCCACACCGGGCCGGTGCCGTCGGTGAACTGGGTCAGCGCCGGCATCTTCAGCTCCGGCATGGTGATCAGGATGCCGATCGCCAGGGCGACGATGGTACCGATCTTGAGGAACGTGGACAGGTAGTCCCGCGGCGCCAGGATCAGCCACACCGGCAGCACCGCCGCGACAAAGCCGTAGCCGATCAGCATCCAGGTGATCTGCACGCCGGTAAAGGTGAAGGCCTTGGCCCAGACCGGATCGGCGGCCACCTGCCCGCCCAGCCAGATCGAACCCAGCAGCAACAGCACGCCGATGAGGGAGATCTCACCGATGCGGCCCGGGCGGATGTAGCGCATGTAGATGCCCATGAACATCGCGATCGGGATGGTCGCCATCACCGTGAAGATCCCCCACGGGCTCTCGGCCAGGGCCTTGACGACGATCAGCGCCAGCACCGCGAGGATGATGATCATGATCAGAAAGCAGCCGAACAGCGCGATGGTGCCGGGGATACGGCCCATTTCCTCGCGCACCATGTCGCCCAGGGAGCGACCGTTGCGGCGGGTGGACAGGAACAGGACCATGAAGTCCTGCACCGCACCGGCCAGCACCACGCCGGCGATCAGCCAGAGCGTGCCGGGCAGGTAGCCCATCTGCGCCGCCAGCACCGGCCCGACCAGCGGCCCCGCGCCGGCAATCGCCGCGAAGTGGTGGCCGAAGAGGATGTGCTTGTTGGTCGGGACATAGTCCAGGCCATCGTTGTTGAGCACGGCGGGAGTGGCCCGGCGCGCGTCGAGTTGCATCACGTTGTTGGCGATGAAAAGGCTGTAGTAGCGGTAGGCGACCAGGTAGATGGCCACGGCTGCGACGACGATCCAGAGGGCGTTGATGGGTTCGCCGCGGCGCAAGGCCACGACACTCAACGCACAGGCTCCCAGAACAGCCACGGCAAACCAGGCGAGGTGTTTAACCAGACGGGTTGTCATTGCGTGTCTCCTGCCGATGTCCAAGAGGACTGCGGCGATTGTTTTTATAATGTGCCCCGGCTATTCGGAGCCGGCCCAATATCGTTGCAAGCCGTCAATAAATAAATCCGTAGTACTACGTAGACGCCGTCGGTCTTGCAGGGCCGGGCTTGCTTGCACAGGTCTGCTATCGGGTAGGATGTTTGGCATATGATGCCAGTCATCACGCCTCCCCTCGCCAGGCCCGGACAGGAGTACAGATGCTGCTCAAACACAAAATCGTCGCCCTCGGGATCCTGCCCCTGGTCCTGGCGATCGCTGTCATCTGCGTGCTGGTGATTTCCCTCAACCGCCAGTTGGGTGATCAGCAGGCGCAACTGATCGAAGACAGCATCCTGGCCAGCAAGCGCGCCGAGTTGAAGAACTATGTCGAGATGGCGCAGAGCCTGATCGCCCCGCTGTACAACGATGGACAGGGGGACGAAAAGGCCCAGCAGCAAGTGCTGGAGGAGTTGCGCAAGCTCAGCTTCGGCATCAACGGTTATTTCTTCGTCTACGATCGCCAGGGCCGCAGCCTGATGCATGCACGCCAGTCGGAACTGGTGGGCCAGTACCTCTGGGACATGAAGGATCCCCACGGCCTGCCCGTCATCCAGGCGCTGATCAAAAGCGCCGAGTCAGGCGAAGGCTTCCAGCGCTATGCCTGGAACAAGCCCTCCTCCGGCCAGGTGACCGACAAACTGGCCTATGTGGTCATGCTCGATCGCTGGGGCTGGATGCTCGGCACCGGGATCTACCTGGAGGATGTCGAACTCGCCACCCAGAAGGCCCGCGATGAAGTGGCCCAGGGCATCCACACCACCATGCAGGCCATCGCCGCGGTGGCATTGGTGGCGGTGCTGCTGGTATTCGCCGGCGGCATGACCCTGAACGTCAGTGAGCACCGCCTGGCCGACAAGAAACTGCAACGGCTGAACCAGCGCATCGTCAGCTTGCAGGAGGAAGAGCGCTCACGGGTGTCTCGCGAGCTTCACGACGGCATCAGCCAGGTGCTGGTGTCGATAAAGTTCCAGTTCGAACTCGCCAGCCATGTCCTTGAGAATGGCCAGGAAAATGGCCTGGGTATCCTGAAGAACGCCACCGACCGGCTGGGCCAGGCCATCGGCGAAATCCGCAGCATTTCCCATGACCTGCGCTCCTCCCTGCTCGATACCCTGGGCCTGCCGGCCGCCATCGGCCAGCTCGCCGCCGAGTTCGAACAGCGCAGCGGGCTCGAAGTGTCCTATCGAAGCAACGAATTCGACTGCCGGCTGGAAAATGGCGCCCCCGTCTCGCTGTTCCGCATCGCCCAGGAGGCCTTGACCAATATCGAACGCCACGCCGGAGCCAAGCGGGTCGCCATCACCCTGTTCGGTTCGGGCCAGTCCTTGCGCCTGACGGTGGTGGATGACGGCATGGGCTTCAACGTGCCCCAGGTCGAACGTGGCCATGCTGGCATCGGCCTGCGTAATATCCGCGAACGGGTCGAGCATTTCGGCGGCCGCCTGGAACTGACCTCGACACCCGGACGAAGCGAACTGGACGTCCTGCTCCCCATGAACACGTCGGTCACGCAAAGCTGATGAGCCCCCATTACAACAAGAGCGCCTGCCCATGAGCCTGCCCCCTGTAATCCGTGTCGCGCTGGTGGACGATCATTCCCTGGTCCGCGACGGCATCAGGGCCTTGCTGTCCGTCATGCCGCAACTGGAGGTGGTCGGTGAAGCGGAGAACGGCGAGCAAGCGCTGGAAATGATCGGTCGTTGCCAGCCGGACCTGCTGCTGATGGACATCGGCCTCAAGGACATGAACGGACTGGAACTGACCCGGCTGCTGGGCAAGCAGTACCCCAGCCTCAAGATCCTCATGCTCAGCATGTACGACAATCATGAATACGTGAGCGAGTCCGTGCGCTCCGGCGCCAGTGGCTACGTGCTCAAGAACGCCCCATCGCGGGAAATCATCGCCGCCATCGAAGCCATCATCAGCGGCGGCACCTTCTACAGCGCCGAGATCGCCCAGCGGCTCGCCGCCGATCCGAACACCGACAACGAACTGACCCCTCGCGAGAGCCAGGTGCTGCGCAAGATGGTCCAGGGCCTGAACAACAAGGAAATGGCCCGGGAACTGGACATCAGCGTGCGCACCGTCGAGACCCACCGCCTGAGCATCCGCCGCAAGCTCAACATCGACAAACCCGCGGCACTGGCGAAGTACGCCATCGATCACGGGATCATATCCAGCTGAACAGTGGACGGCTGACGCGGATGCAGCGGGCGGAACCGTCCACGCAAGGTTGCAACGGCGCCATGGCTCCGGCAGGTGCCTCGCTTCACTTCGCGAACAGCTGGCCCATGTCCTTGAAGGCCTTGAATTCCAGCGCGTTACCACACGGATCGAATAAAAACATGGTCGCCTGTTCGCCAACCTGGCCCTGGAAGCGAATATAGGGCTCGATCACGAATTCGGTGCCGAAGGACTTCAAGCGTTCGGCCAACGCTTCCCATTCCTGCCAGCCCAGCACCACGCCAAAATGCGGGACAGGAACGTCATGACCGTCCACCGGGTTGCTATGGACGCTTTCCTGGGACGGCGTCTTCGGATGTTCATGGATCACCAGCTGATGTCCGAAAAAATTGAAATCGACCCATTGGGCGCTGGACCGCCCTTCTTCCAGGCCAAACACTTGGCCGTAGAAAGCGCGGGCGGCCGCGAGGTCATATACAGGGATAGCCAGGTGAAAAGGCGCGATACTCATCGGGACTCCAGGGGTTTGAGGTCAGGGAAACCAGCCTAGCGCCGCGCAGAAGATAAAAAAATCAATATAAATCGCTCAGGAACACAACTATTCTTTGTGAATGATCAAAGAACTCAAAACACTGGTCGCCGTCTGCCGCGAGGGCACGTTCGCCGCCGCCGGCCACCGAATCGGCCTGACCCAGGCCGCCGTCAGCGCCCAGATGCAGCGTCTGGAAGCCGAGCTGGGCTTCCCGATCTTCGATCGCAAGGGTCGTAGCGCCCAGCTCAATCGGATGGGTCATCAAATCCTGCTCCAGGCCCAGGACCTGCTGCGCCTGTACGACAACCTGGGCTCCGCCAGCATCGGTGCGCCCGCCAGTGTCTTGATCAACATCGGCGCCATCGCCTCGGTACAGCGCTCGTTCCTGCCGGACGCGCTGGCGAAGTTCCACCGACAGTATCCGCAATGCCGAACCCGCGTGATACCCGGCCTGTCGATCGAGTTGATCAACCTTGTGGACGCCGGTGAGATCGACATGGCCCTCATCATTCGCCCGCCTTTCTCACTGCAGAGCGACCTGCGCTGGGCCACTCTGGTCCGTGAGCCCTACCGATTGATCGTACCCGCCGATGTGCCCGGGGATGACTGGACCGAACTGCTCGCCAGCCAGCCCTTCATCCGTTATGACCGCTCTTCTTTCGGCGGCAGGCAGGTGGACCGATTCCTCAGCCGGATGCCTGTCAACCTGCGAGAAATATGCGAGCTGGATGAACTGGATGCGATCATCAAACTGGTGGGAAAAGGCGTGGGGGTCGCGCTGATTCCCCAGACCGCCGCCCATCAGGACTGGCCCGGCGACGTCCGGGTGGTGGAGCTGGGGGAGCACACTTTTCACCGTGATATCGGCCTCGTGCATCGTCGCCCCCAAAGCCTGAGCGAGCCTGTGGGATCGCTCGTGCAATTGATGAGCGAACATATCCGACCGGACGGCCCTTGAACACGAGCCCTGCCGCCACCGCGGGCGCAAGCATGCCCAGCCCACGCCTTCGGTGACAGCCTGCAAGCACTTTCACTACACTGGCCCGTCTTGTCCCCTTCCCTTGCGAGACGTGCGTCCCTATGAAAAACACAATAAGCACAATGACGTTCTGCGGCCTGATGGCGCTGTGCGGCAGCGTCATGGCCGAGCCGGCCCCTTCCCATCTGGATCAGGTCCTGCAACGCGGCGAGCTCAAGGTCTGCACCACCGGTGACTACAAGCCCTACACCTACAAGGCTGAAAGCGGTGAATACGAAGGCATCGACATCGACATGGCACGCTCCCTGGCCACGAGCCTGGGGGTGAAGGTGCAGTGGGTGCAGACTACCTGGAAGACCCTGATGCCGGACATGCTGGCAGGCAAGTGCGACATCGGCATGGGCGGGATTTCCGTGACCCTGGAACGCCAGAAGAAAGGGTTTTTCAGTGACACCCTGGACGTGGACGGAAAAATCCCGCTGGTGCGCTGCGAAGACCAGTCGCGCTACCAGACCATCGAGCAGCTCAACCAGCCCTCGGTGCGCCTGGTGGAGCCCGCCGGCGGCACCAACGAAGCCTTCGTACGGGCCTTCCTGCCCAAGGGCCAGCTCAGTTTCCATGACAACGTGACCATCTTCCAGGAGCTGCTGGACAAGCGGGCCGACGTGATGATCACCGATGCGTCGGAAGCCCTCTACCAACAGAAACTCAAGCCTGGCCTTTGCGCCGTCAACCCGACCCGCTACCTGCAATATGGCGAGAAGGCCTATCTGCTGCCTCGGGACGACACCACCTGGAAAATGTATGTGGACCAGTGGCTGCACCTGAGCAAGGCCAATGGCAGCTACCAGAAAGTCATCGGGCAGTGGCTGGCGGTGCCAGGGGCTCGATAACGCTCTGATAACGATGCGTCAGGCTGTGGGAACGAGCCTGCCCGCGATGGCGCCAGGTCAGCCACACTGCAAGTCGCTGACACACCGCCATCGCGAGCAGGCGCGCTCCCACAGACTTGAACGGGACCCGATTCAGCTCACTGTCCTGCCCGCACCTTGGCGATTTCGTCGTACATCATCTTCACCAGGTTGGCGTCCAGGGACTGGGCGAACTTGTCGATCACCGGCCGCACCCGCTCGCGGAAGCGATCTTTCTCGGCCGGGGTGAGTTCGTTGACGGTCATCGCGCCAGCCAGCGTCGCCTTGGCCTTGTCCATGCTCGCCGCGGTGACTTCCCGCTGGAAGTGCTGCGCTTGGGCGGCG
This genomic interval carries:
- a CDS encoding transporter substrate-binding domain-containing protein; amino-acid sequence: MKNTISTMTFCGLMALCGSVMAEPAPSHLDQVLQRGELKVCTTGDYKPYTYKAESGEYEGIDIDMARSLATSLGVKVQWVQTTWKTLMPDMLAGKCDIGMGGISVTLERQKKGFFSDTLDVDGKIPLVRCEDQSRYQTIEQLNQPSVRLVEPAGGTNEAFVRAFLPKGQLSFHDNVTIFQELLDKRADVMITDASEALYQQKLKPGLCAVNPTRYLQYGEKAYLLPRDDTTWKMYVDQWLHLSKANGSYQKVIGQWLAVPGAR
- a CDS encoding YbdD/YjiX family protein → MFNDLSRLGKYLGQAARLMVGMPDYDNYVEHMQTKHPDKPLMDYEAFFRERQEARYGGKAGPKCC
- a CDS encoding LysR substrate-binding domain-containing protein, with protein sequence MIKELKTLVAVCREGTFAAAGHRIGLTQAAVSAQMQRLEAELGFPIFDRKGRSAQLNRMGHQILLQAQDLLRLYDNLGSASIGAPASVLINIGAIASVQRSFLPDALAKFHRQYPQCRTRVIPGLSIELINLVDAGEIDMALIIRPPFSLQSDLRWATLVREPYRLIVPADVPGDDWTELLASQPFIRYDRSSFGGRQVDRFLSRMPVNLREICELDELDAIIKLVGKGVGVALIPQTAAHQDWPGDVRVVELGEHTFHRDIGLVHRRPQSLSEPVGSLVQLMSEHIRPDGP
- a CDS encoding carbon starvation CstA family protein: MTTRLVKHLAWFAVAVLGACALSVVALRRGEPINALWIVVAAVAIYLVAYRYYSLFIANNVMQLDARRATPAVLNNDGLDYVPTNKHILFGHHFAAIAGAGPLVGPVLAAQMGYLPGTLWLIAGVVLAGAVQDFMVLFLSTRRNGRSLGDMVREEMGRIPGTIALFGCFLIMIIILAVLALIVVKALAESPWGIFTVMATIPIAMFMGIYMRYIRPGRIGEISLIGVLLLLGSIWLGGQVAADPVWAKAFTFTGVQITWMLIGYGFVAAVLPVWLILAPRDYLSTFLKIGTIVALAIGILITMPELKMPALTQFTDGTGPVWKGGLFPFLFITIACGAVSGFHALISSGTTPKLLDNEVNARYIGYGGMLMESFVAIMAMVAASVIEPGVYFAMNSPAAIVGTDVVAVAQTVSNWGFAITPDALQAVAKDIGETTILARAGGAPTLAVGIAQILHSVLPGENTMAFWYHFAILFEALFILTAVDAGTRAGRFMLQDLLGSFVPALKRTESWPANLIATAGCVALWGYLLYQGVIDPLGGINTLWPLFGISNQMLAGIALMLGTVVLIKMKRQRYVWVTLLPATWLLICTTTAGLIKLFDANPAIGFLALARKYNDALAAGQVLAPAKSVEQMQHVVFNAYTNATLTVLFLFVVFSILFYALKVGIAAWGTKERTDKEAPFQALPDA
- a CDS encoding methyl-accepting chemotaxis protein, with protein sequence MQTLKDLYESIEMRFFDTLTKKLSSLFLLVVVSGLLYWVALSARADIVLQLRNAQLDAALLGQIEGRLDSLTHALLFGTLLTAGMISFMVWYFRHLIVRPVTAMTKALEEIANGEGDLSKDLPLVTHDEIRVLAGTCNRFLAKQREIISNVQALTVHIAVESARSLKNISDSSDSATHQARFAKEVMDQSNSAVGRIEEVSRQTQGISSTTAQNLSMARDSYAELLEVTGNISEISSSLNEFATLVNALNQRSSSIKSIVGLIQQISAQTNLLALNAAIEAARAGESGRGFAVVADEVRTLAQNVSRATDDISRNIDAMLEEVSSTHQQTTQISHSARETQKVVERASGHFESMIGDFESTNGKLADIAEHIQQFADANTGINERVTQIHADSQSIDQRMQHSATATRDLSGVAERVQALLGRFVLGHGKLDAAITRASECRDTLQVRLQALLDEGLDLFDQSYQLIPGTDPKQYMTRYTERFAQVCQEACDTLTRSTPGGKVSFIVDSKGYCPVNNSWVSKPPTGDRAVDLPVCRNKRIFNDPIGLRAAGNVQRFLLQTYLRDTGEIMTEIDVPFFFGGRHWGNLRVGFDAAVLLAE
- a CDS encoding VOC family protein, with the protein product MSIAPFHLAIPVYDLAAARAFYGQVFGLEEGRSSAQWVDFNFFGHQLVIHEHPKTPSQESVHSNPVDGHDVPVPHFGVVLGWQEWEALAERLKSFGTEFVIEPYIRFQGQVGEQATMFLFDPCGNALEFKAFKDMGQLFAK
- a CDS encoding response regulator yields the protein MSLPPVIRVALVDDHSLVRDGIRALLSVMPQLEVVGEAENGEQALEMIGRCQPDLLLMDIGLKDMNGLELTRLLGKQYPSLKILMLSMYDNHEYVSESVRSGASGYVLKNAPSREIIAAIEAIISGGTFYSAEIAQRLAADPNTDNELTPRESQVLRKMVQGLNNKEMARELDISVRTVETHRLSIRRKLNIDKPAALAKYAIDHGIISS
- a CDS encoding cache domain-containing protein translates to MLLKHKIVALGILPLVLAIAVICVLVISLNRQLGDQQAQLIEDSILASKRAELKNYVEMAQSLIAPLYNDGQGDEKAQQQVLEELRKLSFGINGYFFVYDRQGRSLMHARQSELVGQYLWDMKDPHGLPVIQALIKSAESGEGFQRYAWNKPSSGQVTDKLAYVVMLDRWGWMLGTGIYLEDVELATQKARDEVAQGIHTTMQAIAAVALVAVLLVFAGGMTLNVSEHRLADKKLQRLNQRIVSLQEEERSRVSRELHDGISQVLVSIKFQFELASHVLENGQENGLGILKNATDRLGQAIGEIRSISHDLRSSLLDTLGLPAAIGQLAAEFEQRSGLEVSYRSNEFDCRLENGAPVSLFRIAQEALTNIERHAGAKRVAITLFGSGQSLRLTVVDDGMGFNVPQVERGHAGIGLRNIRERVEHFGGRLELTSTPGRSELDVLLPMNTSVTQS